The following are from one region of the Thermococcus cleftensis genome:
- a CDS encoding hydrogenase subunit MbhD domain-containing protein: MLGTILDVLFVTMIILAIAVVEEGNLVTAIVKYSLLSLLFILALFELNAPDVALSAIVVGAVVIGVFLFTVEEVRK; this comes from the coding sequence ATGCTTGGGACAATCCTTGACGTGCTCTTCGTCACGATGATAATCCTGGCCATCGCCGTCGTGGAGGAGGGAAACCTGGTGACGGCCATCGTCAAGTACTCCCTCCTGAGCCTTCTCTTTATCCTAGCCCTGTTCGAGCTGAACGCCCCGGACGTTGCGCTCTCGGCGATAGTGGTCGGGGCGGTGGTCATAGGCGTGTTTCTCTTCACGGTTGAGGAGGTGAGGAAGTGA
- the mnhG gene encoding monovalent cation/H(+) antiporter subunit G, whose amino-acid sequence MLEVLLLFGEAVMLFGALGILRFPDVYTRLHAASKCDTGGAMSIILYLVLTMDAPGIVKAKFLVLAFLIAMINPMVSHALARGAYRYGVKPEVVVDMYAWDNP is encoded by the coding sequence GTGCTTGAGGTGCTCCTCCTCTTCGGCGAGGCGGTCATGCTCTTTGGAGCCCTGGGGATACTCCGCTTCCCCGACGTTTACACGCGCCTCCACGCGGCCAGCAAGTGCGACACAGGTGGAGCCATGAGCATAATCCTGTACCTAGTGCTCACGATGGACGCCCCCGGAATCGTCAAGGCCAAGTTCCTCGTGCTGGCGTTCCTCATAGCGATGATAAACCCGATGGTCAGCCACGCCCTCGCGAGGGGGGCCTACAGGTACGGCGTGAAGCCGGAAGTGGTGGTGGACATGTATGCTTGGGACAATCCTTGA
- a CDS encoding monovalent cation/H+ antiporter complex subunit F — translation MAQEGLLVSAFYLLVFTAMLITYRVLRGPTLPDRVVGLNTITTKVVVIIAIVAVMRGEYYLIDLAIVLLMVNSVGGLILAKYMERAGGA, via the coding sequence ATGGCTCAAGAAGGTCTTCTGGTGAGCGCCTTCTACCTTCTCGTCTTCACGGCTATGCTGATAACATACCGCGTGCTTAGAGGACCGACCCTGCCGGACAGGGTGGTCGGCCTTAACACCATAACGACGAAGGTGGTGGTGATAATAGCCATAGTCGCCGTGATGAGGGGGGAGTACTACCTGATCGACCTGGCCATAGTCCTGCTGATGGTGAACTCCGTTGGTGGGCTGATACTGGCAAAGTACATGGAGCGTGCCGGCGGTGCTTGA
- a CDS encoding Na+/H+ antiporter subunit E: protein MSRVPFYLRDRLEALNERVLAERFEASKLPTWERVLLTWFTLLAFWVVITSSLEPASVVSGAVVTLIVALFMRDLLTEDIRRSGHIAEKILYFALIYLPQYLVIMAFRLLESNLKVAKNVIFMDIKPGIVKVKTDLHSDTGVTILANSITLTPGTLTLDVKKKLGETYLYVHWIEVETLNREKAGEKIKGDIEEWLKKVFW, encoded by the coding sequence ATGAGCCGGGTCCCCTTCTACCTCCGGGATAGGCTGGAGGCCCTCAACGAGAGGGTTCTCGCCGAGAGGTTCGAGGCGTCGAAGCTTCCGACATGGGAGAGGGTACTGCTGACGTGGTTCACCCTCCTGGCCTTCTGGGTGGTCATAACCTCGAGCCTCGAGCCGGCCAGCGTTGTCTCGGGCGCGGTGGTCACGCTCATCGTGGCCCTCTTCATGCGCGACCTCCTGACCGAGGACATAAGGCGGAGCGGCCACATCGCTGAGAAAATCCTCTACTTCGCTCTGATATACCTCCCGCAGTACCTCGTGATAATGGCCTTCCGTCTGCTGGAGAGCAACCTGAAGGTGGCGAAGAACGTGATTTTCATGGACATCAAACCCGGCATAGTCAAGGTAAAGACCGACCTCCACTCCGACACGGGGGTGACGATACTGGCAAACTCGATAACCCTCACCCCGGGCACCCTAACGCTCGACGTCAAGAAGAAGCTCGGGGAAACCTACCTCTACGTCCACTGGATAGAGGTCGAGACCCTGAACAGAGAGAAGGCGGGAGAGAAGATAAAGGGGGACATCGAGGAATGGCTCAAGAAGGTCTTCTGGTGA
- the gcvH gene encoding glycine cleavage system protein GcvH, which translates to MIEVGEYKVKEGLYYTKDHEWVQVLEDGTVLVGISDYAQKELGDLAYVELPEVGKEISKGDVLCELESVKAVSEVYAPVSGEVIEVNEELEDSPEVLNEDPYEHWIAKLRPSNLDEELKELMDAEAYARYLESL; encoded by the coding sequence ATGATTGAAGTCGGTGAATACAAGGTCAAGGAGGGCCTCTACTACACGAAGGACCACGAGTGGGTTCAGGTCCTTGAGGACGGGACTGTTCTCGTGGGCATAAGCGACTACGCCCAGAAGGAGCTAGGTGACCTCGCCTACGTCGAGCTTCCCGAGGTCGGTAAGGAGATCAGCAAGGGCGACGTCCTCTGCGAGCTGGAGAGCGTTAAAGCTGTCAGCGAGGTTTACGCCCCGGTCAGCGGCGAGGTCATAGAGGTCAACGAGGAGCTCGAGGATTCACCTGAGGTCCTCAACGAAGACCCCTACGAGCACTGGATTGCCAAGCTCAGGCCAAGCAACCTCGACGAGGAGCTCAAGGAGCTCATGGACGCCGAAGCTTATGCCAGGTACCTCGAGAGCCTCTGA
- a CDS encoding DUF7132 family protein, giving the protein MKVLKEWDVKVKLVKTKRGAILHMIELEPGHFYLEQNPLKDSKYGVAYRKIKENFPEFYMFWEIKNNRYTGKLLAGAFLEKREIDEFVTLLAKSEDFKKFEEILEEIEEMEE; this is encoded by the coding sequence ATGAAGGTTCTGAAGGAATGGGACGTTAAGGTAAAGCTCGTGAAAACCAAGAGGGGCGCGATCCTCCACATGATTGAGCTCGAGCCGGGCCACTTCTACCTCGAGCAGAACCCGCTTAAGGACTCGAAATACGGTGTCGCCTACAGGAAGATCAAGGAGAACTTCCCGGAGTTCTACATGTTCTGGGAGATAAAGAACAACCGCTACACCGGGAAGCTCTTAGCTGGAGCCTTCCTTGAGAAGAGGGAGATAGACGAGTTCGTAACACTCCTTGCAAAGAGCGAGGACTTCAAGAAGTTCGAGGAGATCCTCGAAGAAATCGAGGAGATGGAGGAGTGA
- a CDS encoding AAA family ATPase, whose translation MVVVYFDTRPKRRREDLYDREEELAEFERSIRSGNPLTVITGIRRLGKTSLLVVGLNELAVPYVLVDFRGVNPNSRMDVYRRIESSVNAFLRENRDLWEELRRDLKNITGLRVLSFGVSFSWKDERTDLIALFRELEKYDVVLAFDEVQYLRGPVGSEFAGIIAHLYDYSDLRMVMTGSEVGLLHDYLGLDDPKAPLYGRYFHEISLHRFSPEQSREFLRIGFEQVGLTPSEELIDLAVERLDGIVGWLVLFGRKAMEKGLTENLVDNVFEEAKALAMEEFENFLSKRPAARKRYVEIMRAVASGRRTWEGIKEHLEMREGRSIADSVLARLLKALVDSSFLEKKREGRNVRYSIPDPILEECFKEK comes from the coding sequence GTGGTAGTTGTGTACTTTGACACCCGGCCGAAGAGACGGAGGGAGGACCTGTACGACAGGGAAGAGGAGCTTGCGGAGTTCGAGCGCTCAATCAGGTCCGGAAACCCCCTCACCGTAATAACAGGCATAAGGAGGCTCGGGAAGACTTCCCTTCTCGTGGTGGGCCTGAACGAGCTCGCGGTTCCGTACGTTCTCGTGGATTTCAGGGGGGTAAACCCGAACTCCCGAATGGACGTTTACCGGAGGATAGAGAGCTCGGTCAATGCCTTCCTTCGCGAAAACCGCGACCTCTGGGAGGAGCTCAGGAGAGACCTCAAGAACATAACGGGCCTCAGGGTTCTGAGCTTCGGGGTGAGCTTTTCCTGGAAGGACGAGAGAACCGACCTCATAGCGCTCTTCAGGGAACTGGAAAAATACGACGTCGTCCTGGCCTTCGATGAGGTTCAGTACCTCAGGGGGCCGGTGGGGAGTGAATTCGCGGGCATCATAGCCCATCTCTACGATTACTCCGACCTCAGAATGGTCATGACCGGCTCCGAGGTGGGCCTGCTCCACGATTACCTGGGCCTCGATGACCCGAAGGCCCCCCTTTACGGCAGGTACTTCCATGAAATTTCCCTTCACAGGTTCTCACCGGAGCAGAGCAGGGAGTTCCTCAGGATAGGCTTTGAACAGGTAGGTTTAACTCCCTCCGAGGAGCTTATAGACCTTGCCGTGGAGAGGCTCGACGGCATAGTGGGGTGGCTCGTTCTCTTCGGCAGGAAGGCAATGGAAAAGGGGCTCACCGAGAACCTCGTGGATAATGTTTTCGAGGAGGCAAAGGCCCTCGCCATGGAGGAGTTCGAGAACTTCCTTTCGAAGAGACCCGCCGCTAGAAAACGGTACGTCGAGATAATGAGGGCCGTTGCCAGCGGCAGGAGAACGTGGGAGGGGATAAAGGAACACCTCGAGATGAGGGAGGGCAGGAGCATAGCCGACAGCGTGCTGGCGAGGCTTCTCAAGGCCCTTGTTGATTCCTCGTTCCTTGAGAAGAAGCGCGAGGGAAGAAACGTCCGCTATAGCATTCCCGACCCGATACTCGAGGAGTGCTTCAAGGAAAAATGA
- the gltA gene encoding NADPH-dependent glutamate synthase → MAVKRKLIKERVPTPERPVEERIRSFDEVNLGYTFELAVKEAERCLQCPYNYAPCIKGCPVHIDIPGFISKLVEYRDDPDKAVKEALNVIWACNSLPATTGRVCPQEDQCEMNCVMGKVGDKINIGKLERFVADYAREKGIDEELLFEMVPRIEKKGQSVAIIGAGPAGLTAAGELAKLGYDVTIYEALHEPGGVLMYGIPEFRLPKSIVESEIDKLRKLGVKILTDHIVGKTVTIEELLEEYDAVFIGSGAGTPRLINAPGINLNGIYTANEFLTRVNLMKAYKFPEYDTPVKVGKRVVVIGAGNTAMDAARSARRFGAEVIIAYRRGPEDVSARIEEVEHAKEEGIKFEFFVNPVEFIGDGKGNLKAVKFEKMKPLDERDSRGKRKIVGTGEYVEIEAETVIIAIGKHPNRLIINTPGLKVERGKIVVDENLMTSIPGVFAGGDAIRGEATVILAMGDGRRAAKAIHEYLTKKREGNA, encoded by the coding sequence ATGGCCGTCAAGAGAAAGCTCATCAAGGAGCGCGTCCCGACGCCTGAGAGGCCGGTGGAGGAGAGGATAAGGAGCTTTGACGAGGTCAACCTCGGCTACACCTTCGAGCTGGCCGTTAAGGAGGCCGAGCGCTGTTTGCAGTGCCCCTACAACTACGCGCCCTGTATAAAGGGCTGTCCCGTTCACATCGACATTCCGGGCTTCATAAGCAAGCTGGTTGAATACCGCGACGATCCTGACAAAGCCGTCAAAGAGGCCCTCAACGTCATATGGGCCTGCAACTCGCTCCCAGCCACCACCGGCCGCGTCTGCCCGCAGGAGGACCAGTGTGAGATGAACTGTGTCATGGGCAAGGTCGGCGACAAGATAAACATCGGCAAGCTTGAGCGCTTTGTGGCCGACTACGCAAGGGAGAAGGGAATCGATGAAGAACTCCTCTTCGAGATGGTGCCGAGGATAGAGAAGAAGGGACAGAGCGTTGCAATCATTGGAGCTGGCCCCGCTGGACTCACAGCTGCAGGAGAGCTGGCCAAGCTCGGCTACGACGTTACAATCTACGAGGCCCTCCACGAGCCCGGTGGGGTTCTGATGTACGGAATCCCCGAGTTCAGGCTCCCGAAGAGCATCGTCGAGAGCGAGATAGACAAGCTCAGGAAGCTCGGGGTTAAGATTCTCACAGACCACATCGTCGGCAAGACCGTCACCATCGAGGAGCTCCTTGAGGAATACGACGCCGTATTCATCGGCTCCGGAGCTGGAACGCCGAGGCTCATCAACGCGCCGGGCATAAACCTCAACGGAATCTACACCGCCAACGAGTTCCTCACCAGGGTAAACCTCATGAAGGCCTACAAGTTCCCCGAGTACGACACACCGGTTAAGGTCGGGAAGCGCGTTGTGGTCATCGGAGCCGGAAACACGGCAATGGACGCCGCCCGCTCAGCGAGGCGCTTTGGAGCGGAGGTCATCATCGCCTACCGCCGCGGTCCTGAGGACGTCAGCGCGAGGATCGAGGAGGTCGAGCACGCCAAGGAAGAAGGCATCAAGTTCGAGTTCTTCGTGAACCCAGTCGAGTTCATCGGCGATGGAAAGGGCAACCTCAAGGCGGTTAAGTTCGAGAAGATGAAGCCCCTCGACGAGCGCGACAGCAGGGGCAAGAGGAAGATAGTCGGAACCGGCGAGTACGTGGAGATAGAGGCCGAGACCGTCATCATAGCCATCGGAAAGCACCCGAACAGGCTCATCATCAACACGCCCGGCCTGAAGGTCGAGCGCGGTAAGATAGTTGTGGACGAGAACCTGATGACGAGCATTCCGGGGGTCTTCGCTGGCGGTGACGCGATAAGGGGAGAGGCGACCGTTATTCTAGCCATGGGCGACGGAAGGAGGGCGGCAAAGGCCATCCACGAATACCTCACGAAGAAGAGGGAAGGGAACGCCTGA
- a CDS encoding sulfide/dihydroorotate dehydrogenase-like FAD/NAD-binding protein, translating into MRNIWYKIHAPHVAKKVKPGQFVIVRAFKNGERIPLTPVMWDPEQGWVVLITFIRGKTTARMAAELKEGDELLNVAGPLGNPAEMEKFGKILAIGAYTGIVEVYPIAKAWQELGNEVTTLHVTFEPMVVLKDELEEAVGRHVLETVPIDPNLDFPTNMKNVTKRLVEKVREMLEQEEYDLVFMVGPSGDQKAVFEVVREFGVPMKADLHPIMVDGTGMCGACRVTVGGEVKFACIDGPEFDAYQVAWDELIARSGYYTDLEVKAFSDYLKALEGGE; encoded by the coding sequence ATGCGCAACATCTGGTACAAGATTCACGCGCCCCACGTGGCGAAGAAGGTCAAACCGGGCCAGTTCGTCATCGTCAGGGCATTCAAGAACGGTGAGAGAATTCCCCTCACCCCCGTCATGTGGGACCCCGAGCAGGGCTGGGTCGTTCTCATAACATTCATACGCGGAAAGACCACAGCCAGAATGGCCGCCGAGCTGAAGGAGGGCGATGAACTCCTCAACGTCGCCGGTCCGCTCGGAAACCCCGCTGAGATGGAGAAGTTCGGAAAGATACTCGCTATTGGTGCCTACACCGGAATAGTCGAGGTTTATCCCATCGCAAAAGCCTGGCAGGAGCTCGGGAACGAGGTAACCACGCTCCACGTCACCTTCGAGCCGATGGTCGTCCTCAAGGACGAGCTGGAGGAAGCTGTCGGCAGGCACGTACTCGAGACCGTCCCGATAGACCCGAACCTCGACTTCCCGACCAACATGAAGAACGTCACCAAGAGGCTCGTCGAGAAGGTCCGCGAGATGCTGGAGCAGGAAGAGTACGACCTCGTCTTCATGGTCGGCCCCTCGGGCGACCAGAAGGCCGTCTTCGAGGTGGTCAGGGAGTTCGGCGTCCCGATGAAGGCTGACCTCCACCCGATAATGGTGGACGGAACTGGCATGTGCGGTGCCTGCCGTGTCACCGTCGGCGGCGAGGTCAAGTTCGCCTGCATAGACGGGCCGGAGTTCGACGCCTACCAGGTTGCCTGGGACGAGCTGATAGCGAGGAGCGGCTACTACACGGACCTGGAGGTCAAGGCCTTCAGCGACTACCTGAAGGCCCTCGAGGGGGGTGAGTGA
- a CDS encoding tRNA (adenine-N1)-methyltransferase, translating into MIREGDKVLLIDKRGKRYLVTVSEREFHTDLGILKLSELIGKEYGSRITSHKGEEFRVIKPDINDIIAKMRRGPQIIHPKDAGIIVAYAGISPGDTVIEAGVGSGALTIFLANIVGPDGRIISYEIREDHAEIARKNVELAGFSDRVTIKLKDIYEGIDEEYADHIVLDLPQPENVLPHAVEVLRPGGYFVAYTPCTNQVHRFFQAFQEYREYFYRPRVVEVLVREHEVKRECMRPKTTMLAHTGYITFLRKL; encoded by the coding sequence TTGATACGGGAAGGGGATAAGGTTCTCCTCATCGACAAGCGGGGCAAGAGGTACCTCGTGACGGTTTCCGAGAGGGAGTTCCACACCGACCTTGGAATACTGAAGCTGAGCGAGCTGATAGGGAAGGAGTATGGAAGCAGGATAACCAGCCACAAGGGCGAGGAGTTCAGGGTAATAAAGCCCGACATCAACGACATCATAGCCAAGATGAGGCGCGGGCCACAGATAATACACCCCAAGGACGCCGGCATTATAGTCGCCTACGCGGGCATATCTCCAGGAGACACAGTCATCGAGGCCGGCGTGGGGAGCGGCGCCCTGACGATATTCCTGGCGAACATAGTGGGACCGGACGGAAGGATAATAAGCTACGAGATAAGGGAGGACCACGCAGAGATAGCCAGAAAGAACGTTGAACTGGCGGGCTTTTCCGACAGGGTCACCATCAAGCTCAAGGACATCTACGAGGGTATAGATGAAGAGTACGCCGACCACATAGTCCTCGACCTGCCACAACCGGAGAACGTACTCCCTCATGCCGTCGAGGTTTTGAGACCGGGCGGCTACTTTGTAGCCTACACTCCCTGCACCAACCAGGTTCACCGCTTCTTCCAGGCGTTCCAGGAGTACAGGGAGTACTTCTACCGGCCCAGGGTTGTGGAAGTCCTTGTTAGGGAACACGAAGTTAAGAGGGAGTGCATGAGGCCAAAAACCACGATGCTGGCTCATACAGGCTACATAACATTTCTCAGGAAGCTGTGA
- a CDS encoding DUF257 family protein: MDTPIFEKYLLGRANRGDTILIEYKPSYPVEDFSWGILLPALAGRYGVVVADFFGVGDILFRNYARRISGREYSRVIELIKRIKVVKIGPGSASYGEVIEEVVPAYDPQTFLKNYHAVIGKMSRSPVKPEYFVTFGLSHYIHFGGDEAMKSILTGISTIPMEDWVGIHFINKDVLRKEHLAMLEEIASMVFQVSEEGLKARKEGGTIDTGRG; the protein is encoded by the coding sequence ATGGACACCCCAATCTTCGAAAAGTACCTCCTCGGCCGAGCCAACAGGGGGGACACCATTTTGATTGAATACAAGCCATCTTATCCCGTCGAGGATTTCTCATGGGGAATCCTTCTGCCCGCACTTGCCGGGAGATACGGCGTCGTCGTGGCGGACTTCTTCGGAGTGGGTGATATACTCTTCAGGAACTACGCGAGGAGGATATCCGGGAGGGAGTACTCCCGGGTTATAGAGCTTATCAAGAGGATAAAGGTCGTGAAAATCGGCCCCGGGTCGGCCAGCTACGGTGAGGTAATAGAGGAAGTCGTCCCGGCCTACGATCCCCAGACGTTCCTCAAGAACTACCACGCCGTTATCGGAAAGATGAGCCGCTCACCTGTCAAGCCGGAGTACTTCGTGACCTTTGGACTGAGTCACTACATTCATTTCGGTGGGGACGAGGCCATGAAGTCCATACTGACTGGTATCAGCACGATTCCCATGGAGGACTGGGTTGGAATACACTTTATAAACAAGGACGTCCTGAGGAAGGAGCACCTCGCGATGCTGGAGGAGATAGCCTCAATGGTCTTTCAGGTGTCGGAGGAGGGTCTAAAGGCCAGGAAGGAAGGTGGGACGATTGATACGGGAAGGGGATAA
- a CDS encoding signal recognition particle protein Srp19 → MRKFVVWPNELDARLSRRYGRAVGKEFAVDAPKVQEIADAAVALGMKVVELDPEKLNPRLAGLDEEYRVRGMLRLESKHPKGKALRMLGQKIREIRKTQAKAKGKKKHKSGKKKR, encoded by the coding sequence ATGAGGAAGTTCGTGGTGTGGCCCAACGAGCTCGACGCAAGGCTCAGCAGGCGCTATGGAAGGGCCGTAGGGAAGGAGTTCGCGGTCGATGCTCCCAAGGTTCAGGAGATAGCGGACGCCGCGGTGGCCCTTGGAATGAAAGTCGTTGAGCTTGACCCTGAAAAGCTCAATCCCCGCTTGGCTGGCCTCGACGAGGAGTACAGGGTTAGGGGAATGCTCAGGCTGGAGAGCAAGCACCCCAAAGGGAAGGCCCTGAGAATGCTGGGCCAGAAGATCAGGGAAATCCGGAAAACCCAGGCTAAAGCCAAGGGCAAGAAGAAACACAAATCCGGGAAGAAAAAGAGGTGA
- a CDS encoding Lrp/AsnC family transcriptional regulator translates to MVRSYVLLTVEIGKVESVIEALKQIPGVTKADAVTGPYDAIVHIEAKDLGELTRKILHDIHNIDGVIDTTTAIVVEMEEEE, encoded by the coding sequence ATGGTTAGGTCGTACGTTTTACTGACCGTTGAGATTGGAAAAGTTGAGAGCGTCATAGAGGCGCTCAAGCAGATTCCGGGCGTCACCAAGGCCGACGCCGTCACTGGGCCGTACGATGCGATAGTCCACATCGAGGCGAAGGACCTCGGCGAGCTCACCAGAAAGATACTCCACGACATTCACAACATCGACGGCGTTATCGACACCACTACCGCCATCGTTGTAGAAATGGAAGAGGAGGAGTGA
- a CDS encoding ABC transporter substrate-binding protein, translating to MKARTTIALLVVFLVAFSVVASGCIGGSTSPTTTISQGTSESPSQTTTSQSGTSGGTTTSSQSETQTQTPAEVNPGILEMGDVYVIVTDKSVVVVGPKGASPTVEIPSDRKVIKVEYEVDTENTPDVQTLMEKGQGFGAIDPAFFRDEHVDALIIAARRETDPTIRTELFKAVYMLGNKLAPEVILGQNKQLRVYWDWVKGRYYHPTLAERYDLLSEDQNAPSVKIGIKDYENDPETYTIATIGWPESFDPAMTYETFGWEIWHEIGDTLVTYWKENTEQVSPDLAVAWAHNKEGTEWYFLIRGGVKAYDPWNDKTYPIDATDVAFTFLRVERLGHSVSWMVDGFMDVNASQALTEDEFDQYLKEHPLIAEYNGKSTEIKSLDELKQFFGYDGETAGVFKLVLPAPYAPVLGILADPFLSVVPMEYLLGDKYQEALQASDNGHDPSAWWSYLSEGKSDPTHQLMHNNPVGTGPFYVKDYQKDAYIVLEYNPYYWNATANPGHKRVIYIINSDAMARINIFKTGTADVVAIPPEKMDTVKGLELQGFKSVVKTDILQPILTFLVFNTQKEPFNDPLVREALAYAVPYDQISQVVYQGLLERNYGPIPKPWPGYTEEGIIKYTYNLAKAKQLLNQAGVDPTKYKIELIYNEGNSAREKIMTLLQNVWSQLGFQVTVNSYNWPTYLDKTEHGEYDVYIVGWVPDYLDSDNWVGPFLYGATEFKSLEVTVG from the coding sequence ATGAAGGCTAGGACTACAATAGCCCTGTTGGTTGTTTTTTTGGTGGCTTTTTCTGTTGTTGCCAGCGGCTGTATCGGCGGTAGCACGAGCCCAACGACCACCATCTCTCAGGGTACCTCTGAGAGCCCGAGTCAGACTACGACCTCCCAGTCGGGAACCTCCGGAGGAACCACCACCTCCAGCCAGTCGGAAACCCAGACTCAGACTCCAGCCGAGGTGAATCCGGGAATACTTGAGATGGGGGACGTGTACGTAATCGTCACTGATAAGAGCGTCGTCGTTGTCGGCCCGAAAGGTGCCAGCCCGACCGTTGAGATACCCAGCGACAGGAAGGTCATAAAGGTCGAGTACGAGGTCGATACTGAGAACACCCCCGACGTCCAGACCCTCATGGAGAAGGGTCAGGGGTTCGGTGCGATTGACCCCGCATTCTTCCGCGACGAGCACGTTGATGCCCTCATCATAGCGGCAAGGCGCGAGACCGATCCGACGATTAGAACCGAGCTCTTCAAGGCCGTTTACATGCTCGGAAACAAGCTCGCCCCGGAGGTTATCCTCGGTCAGAACAAGCAGCTCCGCGTCTACTGGGACTGGGTCAAGGGCAGGTATTATCACCCGACCCTCGCGGAGCGCTACGACCTCCTGAGCGAGGACCAGAACGCTCCCTCCGTCAAGATAGGCATCAAGGACTACGAGAACGACCCCGAGACCTACACTATCGCCACCATCGGCTGGCCGGAGAGCTTTGACCCGGCGATGACCTACGAGACCTTCGGCTGGGAGATCTGGCATGAGATAGGCGACACCCTCGTCACCTACTGGAAGGAGAACACCGAGCAGGTCAGCCCGGACCTCGCGGTTGCGTGGGCTCACAACAAGGAGGGCACCGAGTGGTACTTCCTTATTCGCGGCGGCGTCAAGGCCTACGACCCGTGGAACGACAAGACCTACCCGATTGACGCCACAGACGTTGCCTTCACCTTCCTGCGCGTCGAGAGGCTCGGTCACTCCGTCAGCTGGATGGTCGATGGCTTCATGGACGTGAACGCCTCCCAGGCCCTCACCGAGGACGAGTTCGACCAGTACCTCAAGGAGCACCCGCTCATCGCCGAGTACAACGGCAAGAGCACCGAGATAAAGAGCCTCGATGAGCTCAAGCAGTTCTTCGGCTACGACGGTGAGACCGCGGGAGTCTTCAAGCTCGTCCTCCCGGCACCCTACGCTCCCGTCCTCGGAATACTCGCCGACCCGTTCCTCAGCGTCGTCCCGATGGAGTACCTCCTCGGCGACAAGTACCAGGAGGCCCTCCAGGCGAGCGACAACGGCCACGACCCGAGCGCCTGGTGGAGCTACCTGAGCGAGGGCAAGAGCGACCCGACCCACCAGCTCATGCACAACAACCCGGTCGGAACCGGCCCGTTCTACGTCAAGGACTACCAGAAGGACGCCTACATAGTCCTTGAATACAACCCGTACTACTGGAACGCCACCGCCAACCCAGGCCACAAGAGGGTCATCTACATCATAAACAGCGACGCCATGGCGAGGATAAACATCTTCAAGACCGGTACCGCCGATGTTGTCGCGATTCCGCCCGAGAAGATGGACACGGTTAAGGGCCTTGAGCTCCAGGGCTTCAAGTCAGTCGTTAAGACCGACATACTCCAGCCAATACTGACCTTCCTCGTCTTCAACACCCAGAAGGAGCCCTTCAACGACCCGCTCGTTAGGGAGGCCCTCGCCTACGCGGTTCCGTACGACCAGATATCCCAGGTCGTTTACCAGGGGCTCCTCGAGAGGAACTACGGTCCGATACCGAAGCCGTGGCCGGGCTACACCGAGGAGGGAATAATCAAGTACACCTACAACCTCGCCAAGGCCAAGCAGCTCCTCAACCAGGCGGGCGTTGATCCGACCAAGTACAAGATAGAGCTCATCTACAACGAGGGCAACAGCGCCCGTGAGAAGATAATGACCCTCCTCCAGAACGTCTGGAGCCAGCTCGGCTTCCAGGTAACGGTGAACAGCTACAACTGGCCGACCTACCTCGACAAGACCGAACACGGCGAGTACGACGTCTACATCGTCGGCTGGGTTCCGGACTACCTCGACTCCGACAACTGGGTTGGCCCGTTCCTCTACGGCGCCACCGAGTTCAAGAGCCTTGAAGTCACAGTCGGCTGA